In Molothrus ater isolate BHLD 08-10-18 breed brown headed cowbird chromosome 37, BPBGC_Mater_1.1, whole genome shotgun sequence, one genomic interval encodes:
- the LOC118700812 gene encoding acrosin-like translates to SPSPCLSPSPSGTCGLQPMAEEFGGGSGAVPGAWPGLASIQDPLRAGSGHVCGGSLIAPGWLLTAARCLPRNVSAWRVVLGAADLSDPGPEAQVRRVRRARRHPGLDVALLQLQPPAECSDFVQLGCVSQAGPPRPERIGPCYTAGWALLPGTAPPRELLQEAQVRLLQPELCDGAGTASPPQVCAEHPRGGSDTCQADPGSPLVCRFRGSGPFWLLGVTAGGRGCVFTPAWLFSRWILRQLATPEPRSESPGSTGSPGSTGSPGSGGGSGPERAEPGAVLMRFFSVLRELLRFLRDTAGA, encoded by the exons tccccgtccccatgTCTGTCCCCGTCCCCCAGCGGTACCTGCGGTCTCCAGCCCATGGCCGAGGAGTtcggcggcggctccggggcgGTTCCCGGGGCCTGGCCGGGGCTGGCGAGCATCCAGGACCCGCTGCGGGCCGGCAGCGGCCACGTCTGCGGCGGGAGCCTGATCGCCCCCGGCTGGCTGCTGACCGCGGCCCGCTGCCTGCCCCG GAACGTCAGCGCCTGGCGGGTGGTGCTGGGCGCCGCCGACCTGAGCGACCCCGGGCCCGAGGCGCAGGTGCGGCGGgtgcggcgggcgcggcgccaCCCGGGGCTGGACGTggcgctgctgcagctgcagccgcCCGCGGAGTGCAGCGACTTCGTGCAGCTGGGCTGCGTCAGCCAGGCCGGGCCGCCGCGGCCGGAGCGCATCGGGCCCTGCTACACCGCGGGGTGGGCACTGCTGCCCGGGACAG ccccgccccgggagctgctgcaggaggcgCAGGTGCGGCTGCTCCAGCCCGAGCTCTGCGACGGCGCCGGGACCGCGTCCCCCCCCCAGGTGTGCGCGGAGCACCCGCGGGGCGGCTCCGACACCTGCCAG GCTGACCCGGGCTCGCCCCTCGTCTGCCGCTTCCGGGGCTCGGGTCCGTTCTGGCTCCTCGGGGTCACCGCCGGCGGCCGCGGCTGCGTCTTCACCCCGGCCTGGCTCTTCAGCCGCTGGATCCTGCGGCAGCTGGCGACCCCCGAGCCCCGCTCCGAGAGCCCCGGCAGCACCGGGAGCCCCGGCAGCACCGGGagccccggcagcggcggcgggagcggcccggAGCGCGCGGAGCCGGGCGCGGTGCTGATGCGGTTCTTCTCCGTGCTGCGGGAGCTGCTCCGCTTCCTGCGGGACACGGCGGGGGCCTGA